A DNA window from Aminipila luticellarii contains the following coding sequences:
- a CDS encoding proline racemase family protein, with translation MKARKMFRTIETHTLGHPTRNVVSGFRHIPGKTMAEKFTYMKENEDWFRKVLAYEPRGSEIMSCTLITEPCTPGTDVGVLYFEASCWLPMCGHDTMGVAVALIEAGLVDVKEPMTTIKLDTAAGVITVEARVENGTVEEVSFLNAPALVLNRNVEVDTRDFGKLTLDISWGGNVYAILPADRIGLTIEPHNSSKLVEAAQSIARDINSQVTIRHPELPFVNCVTHVEFSGPPKNPEADIQNCVVALPKVVDRSPCGTGTSAKAALLFEEGKLKAGDSFVHESIIGSLFKCEVVEETTVGRIRAVYPKITGNACIMGFATWILDPKDPFPEGFLLD, from the coding sequence ATGAAAGCAAGAAAGATGTTCAGAACAATCGAAACACATACCTTAGGGCACCCTACGCGCAACGTTGTAAGCGGTTTTCGCCACATCCCCGGGAAAACCATGGCTGAAAAATTTACTTATATGAAGGAAAATGAGGATTGGTTCCGCAAAGTACTGGCGTATGAACCTCGTGGCAGCGAGATCATGTCCTGCACGTTGATCACAGAGCCGTGCACACCGGGAACCGATGTAGGGGTCTTATATTTTGAAGCAAGCTGCTGGCTGCCTATGTGCGGTCACGATACCATGGGCGTTGCCGTAGCTTTGATTGAAGCCGGTCTGGTAGATGTAAAGGAACCGATGACCACAATCAAATTGGATACGGCTGCAGGGGTGATTACGGTGGAAGCCCGAGTAGAAAACGGTACGGTGGAAGAAGTCTCTTTCCTAAATGCACCGGCACTGGTTCTGAACCGCAATGTGGAAGTGGATACAAGGGATTTTGGAAAGCTGACTCTGGATATTTCCTGGGGAGGCAATGTGTATGCCATTCTCCCTGCGGACAGGATCGGCCTGACCATTGAACCCCATAACAGCAGCAAGCTGGTCGAAGCGGCGCAATCCATTGCACGGGATATAAACAGTCAAGTGACCATCCGCCATCCGGAGCTTCCCTTTGTGAACTGCGTGACTCATGTGGAGTTCTCAGGTCCGCCGAAAAATCCGGAGGCAGACATTCAAAACTGTGTGGTCGCCCTGCCTAAGGTGGTAGACCGTTCTCCCTGCGGCACCGGCACCTCTGCTAAAGCGGCTCTGCTCTTTGAAGAAGGCAAGCTAAAGGCAGGAGACAGTTTTGTTCATGAAAGTATCATCGGCTCTCTTTTTAAGTGTGAAGTGGTGGAGGAAACGACGGTGGGAAGAATCCGGGCTGTTTATCCAAAGATAACGGGTAATGCCTGTATCATGGGCTTTGCGACTTGGATTCTGGATCCAAAAGATCCTTTTCCTGAAGGATTCTTGCTGGACTAG